The following nucleotide sequence is from Harpia harpyja isolate bHarHar1 chromosome 7, bHarHar1 primary haplotype, whole genome shotgun sequence.
GGAAGGGCCGGTGCCGCCTCACATCCGTGTCCGGAGGGCGCAGACGGGCGGAGCCCAGGTGGGGCGGggggcccggggccgcggccgggcggggggcgccggcgggggagcgcgctgcccggggcggggggggcgccgCCGGTCGGGGCCGCGGCCCCGTGGCCCGGCTCCGTCCCGCTCGGGCGCCCGGGGGCGGCCCGGCATCCTGGGGCAGGCGGCTGGCGGGGTAGTTGTGTTAGTGGCTGGTGAAAACTCTGCTTGTTTCCCGAAGCGGCGTGGCCTCGGCGCCCGGGGATTTTTCCACCGCGTACTCCTGCAGCCCGTCACGGTCTGTGATGACAACCATTTGCGACCTCCCCGAAGACgtgctggtggagctgctgtcgctgctcccagcccaggaTCTGATCCGCACCTGCAGACTGGTCTGCACGCAGTGGCGGTATGTGGTGGATCTGACCACCCTATGGAAACGCAAGTGCCAGCGCGAGGGGTTTTATATTCAGAATTTGGACAGAAGCGTCTCTGACTGGAAGATCTTCTATATGCTCTGCAGCTTGAAGAGAAACTTAATCAAAAACCCCAGTGCCGAAGgtttgtttcattatttatagTACAGGGCTAAAAGACTTTCCCAACAGTCAGAATGAGTCAGTGTCTCGCATTACTCAAGTACTGCTGGTGTTGTGGGACTGTCCAGCTACCGAAGGATCTCTGGCGGGTCAGATCCACAAGTAAACGTATGCACTAAAACTGCCGTGGATAGGTAAAGTATTGGTAAATACTTATCTGTGGTTGcaaccagaaaaaaatctctggagTCGCTAAGGCCCCCCAGCACTGCAGACAGTGACAGTTAATTTGCATAATATGGTAATGAAACTATCAGGTATTGGGATTAAACATTTGGGCAGCTGGGGAATTTTTGTTGTCAAAGACTTGACTAACGTGACTACAGTAATTCTACTTCTTTACTGATTAGGAGTTTCTAGTGTGGTCAGAAAGTTGCTACCTATTAACCTAGCTGCTGACAGCCACATTAAAAGTAATGGCAATATAAAGACAGAAGTCACTTTCAGCTGTAGGAAAAATACAGTGTATCTGAGAAACTCATCCAAGTAGGTTCCTAGTATTCTTCTGTCACTGATTCTTTAACAAAAGCAGAGACGCTGTTGAAAACTGAAGTGAGGTCCTAACGCTCATCTTTGATATCTATATTTTTAGAGAACTTTCAGCACTGGAAACTTGATAATAATGATGGAGATAAATGGAAGATTGAGGATCTGCCTGGAACTCATGGAAAAGACATGCCAGACCCCAAAGTACACAAATACTTTGTCACTTCATATGGGTAAGAACTGGATTCCAGTAATTGAGCTGGGAGACCTGCTTCCTCCTGGCTGCAGAGGCACTACAGTTAGAAGGATTGAGGCAGATCACTGAACCTTTGCCCATgtgtggggaaaggaaggagcttAACTAACCTTTTATCTTAGTTAGTCTAAAGAGACAGGTGTACTGCTGAGAGAATTAATTGCAGCATGTGCTAAATTCCTCTGTCCCCACCAGGAATTTCCTGTAACTTTTTTATAGTCATGATAATCCACACGGGATCCCTGTTTCTCTTCTACCAAAGGTGGTGGGCAAAGGTTAAGGTTTGGCAAGCTAATCAGATGCACTCACCTGACAAGTTCAAAGCTCTGTAACCTCCAAGAGTGGTAGGTGTGTTTGTCATGCTAACAGCTTGCAATGAAAGCTGTCAACACAAGAGAATTATCTGCTTTTACATCCATTAAGCAGTAGTTTCCTCTTACCAATCAGGGACCTCTCTTAATCTGGGTTGTAGGTAACTATTCCTTTTTTCTAGGGGTGAAGCTAATCAGTTCACTTCCTTGCCTAGTTCTGGCTATGGAAAAAGACATGCCTTAGCCATGTCAGCCTTCTGGGCCTTCGAGGTCTGGGTGGGCTTTTGGTAAGAGTAAAGCTGTCGGGCAAAGTGTGGACGTCGAGAGGGAAGAGATGTGTTTTGTGAAGTTGTGAATATTTCTATTGCTGTTGCAGGCCATGCTTCAAGTCTCAACTCATTACCCTGCAGAAAGAGGGATACTGGAATCAGCTGATGGATGAGAAACGGCCTGAAATTGTAGTCAAGGACTGGTAAGTGTATGCACTGAAAACCACCAGACTTTCTGGCATTGGCCTAGAGATAAGCTAGGCCTCTGAAGCTTTTCATGCTATAAAATTAGTTCTTTATCCTTTGGGAGTTGTAGCTCTTGAGTAAAGCATAAGCTAAATCTAAGTTTGTTCCATGGACTGTAAAGAGGTGACAATCCTGTGAAGAGCAGGATAGCTGGAAGTTTTAGAACTTCTTTATAGCTGTGGGGATGACATTCCTTTTCCTCTGCAGATGAGGATCTCCTTGGAGACTGTTTTTGAACACTAAAGAAAACCGAACGCTGTATACACAACCCTGCTCCTTGATTACTCCCTGCCTCTCTAGGTACGCTGCCAGATTTGACTGTGGGTGTCGCTATGAACTTACAGTGAGGCTCCTTTCTGAAGACTACATTGTCCTTGAGGAGTTCCACCCTGAGCCAGTGGTTATAGAGCAGTGGAATGATGCAGCATGGAGAGAGGTAAGCAGCAGCCCTGTGGGCAGTAGCTTTGCATCAGTATTGTTGACACTTGAATCTTGCAAGTCTTACTTGGCTAAAAGTCCCAAGTGGaccttctttctctgctcttcagCCTCCTCTACTCAATACAAAAGGTAAGTCAGTCCTTGCTGTTGACAATGCTGAAGAAGCAGTAGTGTCATGAAAGAGCTAGGTTTGGTTTGTAGGTGCCTAGGGTTTTCTAAAGAGTGTCCCCTGGGCTTCCCCTGAACATGTTTAACTGGTTTGATTGGCTGTAGATTCCCCATTACATTGTTGCTTACATGACAAACCTACCTAAGAATCAAACTTAATGTTATGTTTTACTTGGAGGGGATTTCAGGGCAGGAGGCTGAGTAAGAGAGGCTTTTTTCCCATCCCTCGGAAAGGGGTATGATGCACTTTCAATGAAAGATATCTTAGAATGAGCTTTTCCTGAGACCAAGGCTTGCATTTTGTAGTGGTCTGAGCTTCTAGGTCAATGCTGGTTTATTTAGGCATGTTAAGAAgacttttattctttctctccAGATTTCTCACACCTTCCAGAATTACCCAGCTGGAGTTCGTTACATCTGGTTTCAGCATGGAGGCCAAGACACCCAATTCTGGGCAGGATGGTATGGGATCCGAGTGACAAACAGCAGCATCACCATTGGGCCCCTGACACTGTTATGAAGGCACAATATAAGAGTTTGCTTTTACCTCAGGACTGTAACCAGGTGGTCTCAGGTGCACTTATTTGTACTCTCCGGGCGAGTGTCCTGGCTTTGTCTTGCACAACTGATCTCAAATACAAGCAGCTAGTTCTCCTTGTTCACAGCAGAACTTCTGCAGGCCCAGCCCTTTGGAAGGACTTCTGTCTTCATCTTTCAGCCTCCTGTACCATGGATGTTACTGCAATTACTAGTGCCCTTCTACAGGAGGAAGACTAGGACAATTAAATATGACATCTGTCTCTTCTAGTTAATCTGTCCTTGTGCTACAGCCAAATACTGTCTTAAATAGAAACCCTTTTTTGGTTGTTTATGGAACTTACAAAAGATAAggctaaaatgttttatttcagattatcAGTGCTGTCCTCAAGGGCTCTGCTACAGAGAGACTTGTTTTGTATggtattttcctctttcagtttaattcTGTATAAAAACATGTATCTTTCACATCAGACCTTTCATAGCATAAGGAAACTGTCAACCCTTTTTCATAAATGCCGTGTCACTGGTACTTAATTCCTTACTGTTTCTGTAAGTGTGTATGACCAAAATGCTACATGCCTTCCCTGTCCAAATACAGCCCGTCATTGTTTGAATAAACAGCTAGAGCAGGAGGAGATAAGAAATCCATTAAGGTGGCTACCTTACAACATAAGTGCCTTTTGATTGTGATGGGCTTTTTCCATATTACCTTTGTACTACCAAAGTACTTGGTTTGTACTGAACAGTTTAACCCTACATAAAATGTTAAAGCAGTGCACAACCTCAATCTATAGTATTCTCACACTTTTTCCTTGGAGGAAGCAGGGAGGTACTATACTGGCTGTCTTATCAAATTGTCTGACCAACAAGCTCAGCTTAAATACTAAGAACCATGTCTTCTACCTCTGTATGCACAGAGCCAATACTAAGACCTTCTTCCAGCTCCTTTGATAGGTGTAGGATTAACAATGGTTTCCCTTGTCTGCTCTCTGTTAGGAGTAGGACATTGGCAAGTGTCCTTGCCGGACAGATGCATTCCACCTTGCTAATGCCACTTATAGGTGAAAGCTCTCCCATGGAAAGGGGAGAGATCAAGGTTGTATAGCCTCTCATAGGAATTGACAGATTCCACATATGTTCCAGAAAAGGTATGGAAAAGTGGTAGAAGCTCCACATAAAATACAAAGCTCCAtaccaaataaaaatacttcctcACTTAAGGGGGGAGGCTGGTTTGGACAGAACTCAGCCTAGTTCAACAGGGGTAAAACTTAATATTTATTGAAGACTATTTGGGACAGTCACAGTGGACAGACACTACATAAGGCCTCACTCACCCTTAGTATGAGTCCATCGCTCTAGTGGAGCATGTAACAGATTGCTGTATATCACTACCCATGAGCAATGGTGATGCCCTACTAAGGTGAGAACTGGATTGGTACAAAGCACTGGCTGCATACTGCAGTTGCCTATATCCTGCCCCCAGGGATTCGCTGTAACAAAACCTATACTCACTCTCACACATGAGTGTACATGGGAACAGGCTCTGGCTCCACATTCCAAGTCAGTTTTATATACAGTGGTAAGAGCACTTGAAATAAAGAGGCAGCAGCTACTCTACATTCACCCAGAAGGCCAGCTGAAGAGACGGTTATCAAGGTATGGTTTGTGAGACACCTTATTCCACTGGAAGATCAGATGAGGCTTGAAGGCAAGGAAGATTTGAAATCAGGTGCCTTTGTGGGCTCGCTCTTCTACATATAGCTGCATCTGGAGGAGAGAAACAAGCATCAGTTCTGTTTGATATGCAGGTAGGTGAATGCAAAAAGTCTGCAACAGGCTAAATAGGAAGAGTTTGTACGTTCCCCCATAACCAGGTTTCCCATTTTATTACGAGGAGTCTTGTCCTGTTTTGATTATGGGCACAGGCATCTGCAAGACTAAGCTATTGCTCAGCAGTATTAAAATTGTTACCCTACAGAAAACTGCAGAGCTGTCATCAGAGCAGGCAAAGCTTAGAACTACATGCAGTTTTCAGCCACTGCTTGGGCCAGAATGCTCTGCTCACCTTTAAGATATCAGATGTCATAGTTTTCAGGGGGATGAGCCGGGGGTCATGCATGTGCACATCTTGTTCATCAGCAAGGATCCATGGGAAATCCTAGGGGCAGGAACACAAGGCGCTTTATTTGCAGAGAGGCTGGCGGGCTCTGTAAGGTGAGGTCTCTTTCTCAGCACTAGGTCAGCATTAACTGAATGAGAGATCTAGTGGCTGAGGGAAGAAATGGGTAACTCAAACCTTTCATAACAGCAAAACTTAACACTTGCACACTTGGCCCTGAGACAGCATAATTACCTTCAGTTACAGCATCAAACCATAATGTTAACCCACTTATTCCAAAGGTGACATCTCACTTccttaaaaatatacttttaactGTCCTGAGCTAGCATGTTCTGTTCATTACACCAGCATTTAATTGCAACTCCAAAATGCTCAGGGCATGGATTCCTGTCCTGCTTTGCAAGCTGAAAGGTTGGCCTACAAGACTACCAGTTTCCATTACTAAGCACTACAGAGCAGACTTCcattctgaaacaattttataCTTTACTAGCTTCATTTATTGTGCCTTGTAACACCCAAAATAACTTGGCTCGGGGGGGGAAGAAAGTTTCCCTGCACCTAAGCAagggttcttaaaaaaaaaattcttgttttaaAGTGATCTGCACGTACTTTCCTGCaagataaaatgtatttgtgCACCCAAAATCCACTAGTTACTTCAATCTTAGTCTTCCTTGCTGTTTATAAAGAATCGGCCATCCACACATAGTGGATGTGGAATAagggctttgttgttgttgttgattaaATTCAAGTACCTATTCTGTATATCAGAGTACTTTTAAGTGATTGAGCAGGCATTATGCAGTAAGTATTGTTACAATCTAATTCAGGCATTGAAGCAGCTATTGTCTGCAGTTGTGGCTGGTGTGTGGTGAGTGTGCTCAGCCACCTAGCTAGTGTAAACCATTTTAACGCATTCAAACCAAAGTTGTGAAGTGCATCATATGAAGTTAACATATGTGTTCAAAATATCTAGTGGCCTTAACCTTAGAGATGCCAAAACTCTGTAATTTCCAGACTTTGCTCTGCAGCTTTCTCATAATCAGGTAGTgtatttggtttgtgtggcaaggttttggtagcggaggggggttacaggggtggcttctgtaagaagctgctggaagcttcccctgtgtccaacagagccaataccagccggctctaagatggacccaccaccagccaaggctgagcccatcagtgatggtggtagtgcctctgtggtaacatatttaagaagggaaaaaagttgcagcaggcacagaaacagcagccagagagaggagtgagaacatgtgagagaaacaaccctgcagacaccaaggtcagtgaagaaggagggggaggaggtgctccaggtgccggagcagagattcccctgcagcccatggggaagaccatggtgaggcaggctgtccccctgcagcccagggaggtccatggtggagcagatatccacccagagcccggggaggaccccacgccggagcaggtgggtgcccgaaggaggctgtgaccccgtgggaaccccgcactggaggagcaggctcctggcaggacctgcagatctgtggagagaggagcccatagagcaggttttctggcaggacttgtgaccccttgGGGGAACCACACtagagcagtgtgctcctgaaggactgcatgccgtggaagggacccatgctgaagcagtttgtgaagaactgcagcctgtgggaaggacccacattggagaagttcatggaggactgtctcctgtgggagggaccccatgctggagcagggaaagagcgcgatgagtcctgcccccgaggaggatgaagtggcagaaataacatgtgatgaactgaccataaaccccactCCCCCTCCCtctgcgccgctggggggaggaggtagagaatccgagagtgaagttgtgcccaggaagaagggaggtgtggaggggaaggtgttttgagatttgcttttatttctcattaccctactctggttgattggtaataaattgagttaattttccccaagttgagtctgttttgcccataatggtaattggttgagtgatctctcctgtccttatctcatcCCATAagccctttgttacattttctctcccctgtccagctgaggcaggagagTGATAGAACacctttggtgggcacctggtgttcagccaaaGATATCACTCACCTTTATCACCTGGATCTTTTCCATGTTCCGTGTGGCAGCCTCCCGTGTGTGAACCAGAACGGTGAAGGTACAACCTGCAAGAGAAATGGTAGGCTCCAGATCAGGGGACAACTAACAGAGGATCAGACACTACCTATTGGCTGAAGGCAAGCAATGCCATGCTATGAGGCTGTATGGACACGTTTACCTGGGGGATTATTGTCAAGGACAGCATCACACACACTGATCTTCAGGATGAAGGCACGCAGTAACTGCTCCACATGGGACAGCAGGGACTCTGAACTGTTGAGGAGACAGCAGTTGTTACTGGCATGCAGCAAAGTGCTGGGGCCTGGAGCTGCTTCCAGAACACTTCTGCAGAGGCAGGTGTTGGGTGCCATGGGCAAGCAGTAATGGAAACTTTACCTAATGGAAAGAAGAGGTGGCTGGGTGATCTCAAAGACAAATCTCTCCACAGGGTGGTGCTCTTTATCCAGGATTACAACTACGACTTTCTCCACATCATTCTGCAAGAACAAAGATAGAAAAATCCCTGCCTTAGAACAAGCTGTCTTCTCCCCAACAGTGTGCATCACATACTTCTGGTAAAGTGGGAAGATGCTTATTTGTTGCGGCTCACAGCAGTAGCACTTATCCGAAGCTTGAGCACTGTCAGATTATTCTTACCCatcagaaaaaatgcttttgcaaagCCATTTCTTGCTAGGTGTTAAACCAATAGCTTATTGCTAAGGCCTAGGGAGATGAAGTGCGCTAAATAGTACATTTCTCTAGATACTGTTTTggaacaaaggaggaaaaatgtatAGCTGTCTCATGGCATCACTCAGGAACGTACAATGATGAGGAAGTTAAGATATGCTTAGACTGTTGGCCAAATATAGCAGCTTTGTATTACCGCAACGTAAAACTGACCTATTTCCGTTCTCTAAAAGTGCATTAAGGTTGTCTGTaaagagcagaaaatgcaaaatctgcCTGCATCCTGAAACATTTCATATAGTCACACCTTTCTCTTACAAAATCTAGAGTTCAAAACTACCTTTGCTTGCTGGCTTACATCAAAGCTTTCAAACTATTCTGCCAGATAGGTGCTTAAACTGAAATGTAGTCAAAAGCAGAACATTAAGTTACCATGTAGAATGATATAACTGAAAATATATAGATGTATATCCTCATGTGCATG
It contains:
- the MAD2L2 gene encoding mitotic spindle assembly checkpoint protein MAD2B; this translates as MTTLTRQDLNFGQVVADVLSEFLEVAVHLILYVREVYPIGIFQKRKKYNVPVQMSCHPELNQYIQDTLHCVKPLLEKNDVEKVVVVILDKEHHPVERFVFEITQPPLLSISSESLLSHVEQLLRAFILKISVCDAVLDNNPPGCTFTVLVHTREAATRNMEKIQVIKDFPWILADEQDVHMHDPRLIPLKTMTSDILKMQLYVEERAHKGT
- the LOC128143862 gene encoding F-box only protein 6-like; its protein translation is MTTICDLPEDVLVELLSLLPAQDLIRTCRLVCTQWRYVVDLTTLWKRKCQREGFYIQNLDRSVSDWKIFYMLCSLKRNLIKNPSAEENFQHWKLDNNDGDKWKIEDLPGTHGKDMPDPKVHKYFVTSYGPCFKSQLITLQKEGYWNQLMDEKRPEIVVKDWYAARFDCGCRYELTVRLLSEDYIVLEEFHPEPVVIEQWNDAAWREISHTFQNYPAGVRYIWFQHGGQDTQFWAGWYGIRVTNSSITIGPLTLL